From the Papaver somniferum cultivar HN1 chromosome 2, ASM357369v1, whole genome shotgun sequence genome, the window ACATATTCCTTTTAACTTAGTAAGAAATGATTCGAGGAAATTCAGATTTTCTTGATGATTGGACAAACATTTGGATGTTGTACACCATTGCCCCGTCTCATTGATATATGGACTGTTCTATGTGTATCTaggtttttgtagatgtgtacatagttgtacaccattgtcccGTTTCATGGATATATATATTGCATATTCTGTGTAAGTATTAGAATTGCAATTGTTTAGAAAATCACCGTACTGGGATGTCTTGAAGCCATATTAAGTTTGTGCAGTTAGGCTGAAAGGGATTAAGTCAGTAACcgattaactttttactttattcattttcttgttttgtctCTTATGTGGTTGTTGGTGCAAAGTTAATAACTTTTTTTTCAAGCTGCGAATtcttatgttttattttttttgtccttGATACAAGTTAACTGTTAGACTAGAGTGGCTATTGGCTACCAAGGAtgttggattttctggatttttttgcAGATGTGTATATAGTTATATATTAgtgtaaattaaaaaattaaaaaatgagaaTTACATAGTCATATgcgtactctttttgtagctctcggaaagagatttccgaatatataaagtttgtgaattttggacaaacggttcaaaagataaattattttttaattagttTTATGTTAATTAAAATTATTGACATCATCACAAGTCACTGTGGACTAAACTGCAAagatttggactaaattgtaaatgataagggttattagtgtactttcTCATATTTTGGACTAATTTGTATCTAGTGGATTCGGGCCGGACCAAACCGtattttttcctatttttataGGAAATAATTTTTGTCcaggttgcacctgggtgcataatgtatACTCggtctgggtttttttttttttttttcgaatttcatatcaacaatggatcttgttttgtagagatttttgagccctttccaaaaatataaattttattaaactcATATTTTAAAAGTTAAGACGTTTCTCGTGATTAATTTTATATTGGAGTGAgaaaataaataggagagagaaaatgatATGATAAAGTTTATAGTTAAGGGTACATATGACTAATTTTTCCTAAATCTTTTTCATCTAGACCTATATTTTAGTAACCCGTTATAGAGGtgacatggtttattagaggggcggcattttagtaggacaaaaagggtcattacatgatcattcaaggtgtcccttataaaaaatatactggaaatgacaaattaaccctcataattgataacctaatttagtgatgataatcaagtttagtgttaatgattaatttcacttatattaactcaaaatcaaaaccaaaatcagaagggaaggtcaatctcaatcaattgaagaaattaaccaacaaaatgaacaaTCAGGACCTAAAAATGACCGGGTATACTTTTAAATTAGTCCCagctagctttttgttgctcaaggttatctaaagtacgtaaaaaattcaattttttttacattttcagagctaattacggttggaattgtgctcataaccaaccgtaaatcgaagttacaattcgtaaaagatgaactaccaaccgtaactggttaaatttgaagaaaacccaatcgtaaaaccagatacggttggtaactaaatgttCGATACGaacgtaactcagttacggttggtaagcaaatgctcgataccaaccgtaactgagttacggttcgtaaccaaatgctcgataccaaccgtaactgagttacggttcgtaaactaaaatggttaccaaccgtaactgaagaaaattctcagatataagaacatacggttggtaattaaacTATTATCAAccataacaacatcaaaatattcAGTTACGGTTCGTAGTTGAGTTAAAATCAAGCGTAACTCACATAAactcagaaatttcaatttcaattttcatctaaaaccctaattttcgatagaaattaaacttaaatcgaacaaaataaaccaaatcgtaactgggttttcaaaatatatctcgtataagtcattacactacacttgattaatttttgaatcgtcgattaatggaagacgatgaaattttgaatttaatgaaggttacggttgatgggaggaggagaagagaagaaaaaagaaaacaaattttcaatttagctttgatttaggttaaaaaatggggagggtaatctagttaatttacaccccctataggacatcccctaatcaactagagggacattactatcacactgccgcccctctaataaaccatgccgcccctataacaagtTACATATTTTACAAGTCCGTTATTCCCACACTTTATGGGTTGTAGTcatatgacccattttccgtccCTTGAAAGGTaaaaacaacaaccaacctttttGCACGTGATATGAAGATGTCATGATATGGGGTTTGTTAGGCAACTAATCTTCTCAGCTGGGATCATGCATATGAAATCAGGTAGACGCTAAGTATGGAAAATAAATCTCCTGCAAGGAATATTTGgtgtcttttttcttttttttttttttttttttttttatacgaaGAAAGAATTTATTTATTGATAACAAGGGTGTAGTCCCTTGCCGGAAGTATACATATATCTTCGGGGAAATTATCTGTGAGTTCTAAAGAATAGTAGACGCATTAGTCAACTATGCAGCTGTGCATAAAGAATAGTAGATGCATTAGTCAACTTAGAAATTAATAGTTATTCCAACCAAACCCCATTCTCACCCTTTTTGAAGCTTTTTAGTTGTGATATTTGGTGACAATGTGCTCACCTTCCCCCTTGTCCATCTACTAAATAAAACTTTCGCATATATAAAGATAGGTTTTGAGATTGATCTCAACATAATTAGCCTTTCCTGCACATTTTAGTTTTAGGACTTCAACACCAGAAAAATTTAACAATCAATGGCCGATTCAAAGAAGAAAGTTTGTGTGACTGGGGGCACCGGATACATGGCTTCAAAGCTCGTCAAACATTTGCTCGACAAGGGTTATTCCGTCAACACCACTGCAAGGAATCCAGGTTTTTATCGCTAAAATCTTATAAAAATGCGTTTAATCCATCAATCAACTCTGGAGGTTTTAATTTTCACATGGCGTGTTTGGAGAGAAACCCAATAATAAACTCCCCATATCAGTACAGCCTACAGAGTAGACCTAACGTAGCTAAATGCGGCCCATTGGCAATGCCAACGTGTGGCATAAAATTCCATTGAGTTCAACCATTCATTTTGTTTTCCATTTCGAAGTCTAAGCTGAATACATTTCTTGAATTTTGGTTTATTCTGTTTGTTTGTAAATTGTCAGAGGATGAGCAAAAGGTAGCTCATCTCTTAAAGCTAGTGGAGGATCATGAACATGGTGACTTGAAAATTTTTCAAGCAGACTTAACAAATGAGGGAAGTTTTGATGATGCCATCTCTGGCTGTAGTATTGTCTTTCATGTTGCTACTCCTGTGCATTTTGCTTCCCAAAACCCTGAGGTTACATATTCTGAGAACTCAAGTAATCTGCCAAATTAAAATCCTGATCTTGCAGTAACTAATTTTTTTTGCTAACACTTAACGTGTACATAGGCGGACATGATCAGACCAGCCATCCAAGGTACCCTCGACATATTGCAATCATGCGTAAACGCAAAGACAGTGAAGCGTGTCGTTTTGACATCATCAGCTGCAGCGGTTTCGATAAAAGATCTGAGCAAGGAAACCGGTGGGCTGGTGATGGACGAGAGTTGCTGGACGGATATTGAGTATTTAACTTCTGCCAAGCCACCTACTTGGGTAATTAATTTGTGCATCAACTAAAATCACAAGTCTATCAATTGACAAGCGTGTTGTATCATAGTAAGTTCACTGTTGTCACAAAAAGAGAAACACTTATACTGCATATTGCAGGGATACCCGGTGTCCAAAGCATTAGCAGAGAAGGAAGCTTGGAAATGTGCAGAAGAAAACAAGATTGACCTGATCACAGTCATACCTTCTCTAATGCTTGGACCATCTCTCACTCATACTGTCCCCTCTAGCATCTGTCTTGGCATGTCATTACTCACAGGTTTTATACCCTCAACTGGCTTTCACCCAAATGAAAATTTCATATGGAAAATAACTTTAGTCTTAAATTGTAAGGTTTTTCGACACTTATAGGTAAACATGAATTGATCAATGCTCTGAAAGGTATGCAAATGCTATCGGGTTCAATATCCATAACGCATGTAGAGGACGTTGTTGACGCGCACATATTTCTAGCTGAAAAGGAGTCGGCTTCCGGAAGATACATATGCTGCAATGTTAACACCAGTGTTCTAGAGCTGGCTAAGTTCTTGAGTCATCGGTACCCTCAGTATGCTGTTACTACTGAGTAAGCCCTTAGCATATGTTAACCAATTTAAGGACAAAAATATGCTTGCATCTAATCTTCATAGTAAATTTTGACTAGTAGCTTAAGATTTTTTTAAGGATGTGATTTTTTTCTAGCAGATTTGGAGATTTCCCTGCAACGGCCAAGCTGAGTCTCTCCTCAGAAAAGCTCATCAATGAAGGGTTCAGCTTCAACTATGGGATCGAGGAAATTTATGATCAATCTGTGGAGTACTTCAAATCTGTAGGACTTCTGCAGAAATGAAGAACAAGACCAACTATCTACTTGCTTAGAGAATAAGTTATAATCCTGAAATGCTGTCCCGCTCATGATTTGCTTTACTATTTTTCAGACTTTCATTATTATCTTTATCGTCTTTGATGCGTTTCCATGTACTTATGTCCATTTCACAATGTACGTTGAGATCATCTAGCAAGACCAAATAAAAATTGAGCAAGATCAGGATTAATGGACACCCGGTAGAAGTGAAAAACAGTACTAAGTAGCGCAGAAGTCACTCTTTCCAGTGACTGACACTGCTAGTTAACATGAAAAAGTTTTCATGCTTGAGAAATATAACCCATTGAAACACTAATAGCTGTCTACAGAGAGAGGCTTCACAGATCCAAAAAGCAAAAATGACCCAACAATGAAAGCGCATACATAAAAGAACGTTTAGTACAACAGTTTCAGTATCTACATGAACAGACAAAATTGATAAGCCCTAGGCTTCAACTTTCTCCAATTCCTGCTTTTTTTCTTTGGTTACTCTCTTCCAGTCATCTTTGTTGTCAATAATTTCCCCCGTTTTAACTAGGTAACGTACCCTCGATCCATCCTCGAGTATTTTATGACCCACACGGCTATGCACTTCCTTATCTTTCGAGTAGAGCATCACATTTGAACTGTGAATAGGTCCTTCGACCTGTTAACCACAATTTAAATGCATTATAATGACATAACAAAGAGTTCCCATACCAACATTCAGTAAAATACTTGGCCATTTTGGATCTTGAAAATTGGGATGGAAAATCAATAACTGTGCACTTCCAAATATGGATATTCTAAATGTTGACCTGATTTGATATACTAGATGTGCATCAAATACAATTAGCAACTATGAACAACTTTAACTTAAAGACAGAAAAGAAGATGCACAGCATACTAAAACAtcatgcatgaagagttaaaaagtgcatgtaaattacaaaaggagaagaaaaataCTAACCTTCACAATCTGTCCTGGCTCCCCTTGTTCTTTGGGCTTCACGTGCTTGGTCTTTATGTTCATATCTTTCACAATGACAGTGCTGTTATGCTTGAAGAGTCTGATGACCTCTCCAATTTTACCCTTCTCATTTCCAGCAATAACTTTCACGGTATCCCCTAACCTCACATGCATTTTTTGCAAAACTGGGAGACTGTTTGGCTTACATTCCTTTCGCTCCCATCGCTTGAGCTGCAACAACAGGATAAAACTAACATTCAGACAAATTAAGCACCACCAATGCGAGGGCACCAACGGTAATATGTGACTAGATTTTGAGGGACTAGGGAGAGATGTCCTACAATGCTTCTACATCGAAGCTGCATACCACTACAATGACCTAACACAGCAATTTTATCAACATTTGATAGGTGAGACACAAGACTTCAGCATGCCTGCATAAAGACCACTAACAAGAGCCTGACAACATCAATGTCTATGTTACAGTTGGGAGATATTAAGGGGGGAAAGGAAGAAAGACTACTACACATATTTCCATTGACTTGGGTTCCAACCAAAGGCACCAGACTGGTAAACTGCCTAAGCACGTCTCTTCTTGAATGTCATGATGAAAGTTTGTGGTCGAGAAAATGTGCAACATTTCAAGTCGCACATATCATTCTTAAATCATGCTGTGTTAATGATGATGTGCTTACATAAAACATGAGACATCAAACTTCAATCAGGGGTGAGACTGTAGCCATTTGGGCATTTCAGCCCCCCATAAAGGGATGCGTTTCTTTCCATACTTGAGTCTCCAATTCACAACCCATAATGAGGATATACGACACACTTAAAATGCTACGGAATGAGATAGCTTACCCTCATTACAATCAGACATGGCTTCTCCACAGATTTAACCTGCATGTCAAACATGAAAGTGCATTAAAACAGACCCCATGAATACAACTGGAGTGGGAACACATTGAGCAGTATGATGAAAATATACATTTTAATCCACAAACTGCTAGACAAGAATCAAGAGATTATGAAATAACCATAATTCAGATTCTCGGATGATTAAGTGGAAGAAACCTAACTGGACAGATTCTATAGAGTTCATAGAGGCAATGATAAAGCTTGTACATGTTAAAATAAGAAAATCGTATCCTTAAAGCTAAAACTTAACAGAAAAATAACAAAACCAATTCTACAAACACTTGGCAGGACAAACTAATCACCAAAGCAGGAGAAATGTACAAAAACGGCTGAACTGTGCCTTTCAAATATGCAATGTCTGCAAAATTATGTAAGCATAAGAAGATTGACACTTTagttaacaaaataaaatcaccaaATTCCCTAAGATGTAACCACATTTTAGTTTTTTTACTTAACAAATTACCAAACTCCAAAGAAAATTAAACAACCAGTGATGTATAGTTTCTAGTCTAGGTACACCCATAGATAagttttaggttttaggttttagaaacAAATGAGGTTCTGCACAAAATAGAGCAATGTACTCCTTAAACTAGTGTTCTGCTGCTGTTCAATTTCCAATCAAAATTCTCTCTAACCAAAAATCTTATCTCAACCCTACCAAAATAACACTATTATTAAAGATGAGTACAGTAATTTCATTTCATTTGcgtatgaagaagaaaaagtgaGAAATCATGAACTTGAGAAACCCAGAAACCCAAATTTAGAACAGATAGTCGAAAAAAACTAGCATTGAACCACATTCttatataaaatcaaaatttcTTTCAAGGGTTTAACAAGCAGAAGGTGAGAGAAACTTACCGGAGTAGGATAGAGAGTGGGTGAGAAGCGTTGGCCaaaaaaagaattggaagaagagattgaaagaGAAGTCATGGAGCTCTGAAGAGCAGTCATAGAGCTTTGAAGCGcagccatttttcttcttctggtttCTCAAGTGATTTTCTTGCTCTGGGTTTGTTCGTATTCCTTCCTTCCTCCTTTCAGAGTGTGGATAATGCTCTTCCGAAGAGAACAAGATTACTCCGAAGATAACAACACCCCAAGACAAGTCTAATGGGAAATAACTGGTGCGTCTTGCGCACCCCAGCGTAGTATAGTGGAGAGGTCGATGGCCCGGATGGTGGCCCGAATTTCCAATAGGTGGTGGCCTTTATCATTTATAAGttgaaaatagtgaaaaacaaagTCAGATTCTTTTGcgtacttttctcttttctagaaacaaaacaaaatgtaCAAAACTTGGATTATGATACACAGAAGAAGTTAGGATTGTTTGGATGAGCAAATCTCGAGCTGAGATCGACTCTACACAAGCTTCAAAAACTCAAAGCTACACCAGAAAATCTGTCTTCTTTCCCTACTAAATCACTCCCTTTTCATCATCACTATGTATATTGAGAAAACTTATCAACACTAAATTTGCTAACATCAGTTTATATGAAAAAATAAAGAAGCCAAAACGGAAGTGCTGCTGCAGTTAAACTTCGGGCAGATCCACAGAACTGTTCACAGATTCTTGCCTCCTAAGTTCACTGATGGAGGTCTGAGAATCCTGCCTCCTGTGACTGCTGATTGAGTTTTGAGATTCCTGTCTCCTAAGTTCAGTGATTGCAAGGTTTGTTTCAGTTTGATCTAATGGCGGCATTTCAATAGCAACTTCGTCATCAGTATTAGATATTCCTCGAGCGAGAGCGTTATTCTTACTCTGTTTCACATTGATTGCACCACATAGCGCCTGCACGACATCCCTCATTGCTGGCCGTTTTTTAGATAAGCGATTAACGCACTTGTATGCAAGGGCTGCTACTTCATTCAGTTGTTCTGTGTCAAATTTTCCATCAAGTCGAGAATCAACAATCTCCTCCCACCCAACTTTCCCTTCCGAGTTCATTGCTGCCTGTTCATCATGAATAATATCACATTCATCAGACAACAATAGACCACAATATATGGTAAGATATTTATCTCATGCTAAGAGATTTCTGATCTTACAAGATCGACGAGTTCCATGAGCCCCTGTTGTGGATTTTTGCCTGCAACAAGTTCAAATAGCAAGACACCAAAACTGTAGACATCACTTTTCTTAGTGAATGCCCTCGACGAAATGTACTCAGGGTCTAGATAGCCGAAAGTTCCCCTAATGTTAGACGCATGGGGATTAACCATCTCTTCCCTTGACAGTCCAAAATCAGCTACCTGTTCAATATCGAATACATAATCAGTTGGTTCCTCCAGATATAAGATAACATGTTATAATGCACAAATCGGAAGACCACAGGCTTCTGCTCTTCCCTCAACTTTTCTTTTGTTACAATCAATATACTCAAGATTTAAAAGACGCAGAAGAGTTACATACTCTGGCTCTCATCGACCTATCCAAGAGTATGTTGGAAGACTTGATATCACGGTGCACTACAGGTGGAACGGCCTGTAGTAATAAAAGAAAAGACACGATGAGCAAACAGCCGGGAGTTTGAACAAATAGCTAATGGTTATCAAATCCTTCAGAGATGGAAATCTGACCCCATCATGAAGATACTCCAAACCCTTTGCTACATCTAGAGCAATATAAATCCTCAAATCCCAGCTCAGAGGTTCATGCTTTTCACCTGCAAAACATTAGCAACAGTGAAGCAAAAAATTGTTAATTAGGACCTTCGACTGTTGACCACATTATCTTACACATTCAGGAATAACAAAATTGCCCTATCCAAGACAAAAAGTTCCCCTACACATATCAAGTAATAGCTCATAGAAGACTAGAAGAGACTTGCATTGCCACTTTTGTCTTTCATAATTCTCTCTTCTATATCAAATAAGAACTGCAGTATGACTTACTGTATAAATGAGAAGCAAGACTGCCATTACTCATGTACACGTATACAAGCATATGCTGCCCTTTCTCTGCGCAATATCCCACCAGATTCACAAGGTTTCTATGGTGCAATCTTCCAAGTAATGAAACctgaaaatgtaaaagaaaaacgATGATAAATCTGATAAGGTATCTGGCAGTAGATATTGCCTAATATAAACTGAATTTGGCAAGTGGAGACCAAAAAAACTGCACTTGAAGTTGGAAGGACGCAATACTAAATTACCCAGAAAGTATTCCAGTAAGGACGCAATACTATTCATGACATATAGTGAACATTATAAGAAGTTGGAAGAAACAAAAATGAGAACAGGTAATGGGACATGCAGATAAATACAAATCCCACATACTGCATACATATCATACAGAGAAGAGAAGCCAGTTCAACATACTGGAAGCTTCATAGGTGAAGGCTAAACATGGGAAAACAACTAACCAAGATGCAGCTAcctaaaaatgtattaaaatggTAAGTTGCAACTGAGACTTCATTCATTGACTTCAGAGTTTCTGTTATACAGATAGTACGACATAATCAGTCAAAATGAACATAGACAAATTTTCTACCATTAATTACGCTATTATTGGAATCTTAATCACATCTAAAGAATATTTCAACAAGGACTTGAATTGTGTGCATCAACATCCATTAACACTAGCTTGCCAGAACGTAGCTACTCATCCTTCAGATCACCACAAATCAACAGGTGACCTTCTAAAAACCAAGTAATTTCAAAAAGGTGTGATTAAGGATGGTGGAACATTTGCATTATAAGATCATAAATATAAATCATAAGGACTTAAGAGTTTACAACAATTATGCTTAATCCCAAATACCTCGGATTGAAACTCCTTCTCTCCTTGTTTAGAGTTAGTTGCAAGCATTTTGACAGCAACAGTCTCACCTGTTCCCATTCTAGCTTTATAAACAGGACCAAAGGCCCCATGACCAATCATGGTGGTAAAATTACAGGTTGCTTTCTGCAGTTCCCTGTGGAAAGTCAATACAAATACGGTTAAGAACATAAGTTACACCAACAAATCGAAGTCTACACTGAGCTAATAAGCTTGACATGAAACCGAGTCCTGAATGTTGTGCACACAAGACATAACAAAGTAAGAGAGCGCACAACTGAGTCTAGTATTGACAAAATGAACCAAGTCTAAtaatgaataaaccgattttggttgaTTCCAGGACCACAAGGATGTTAAAGATTGACCAATACAAGCAACATGGGGACTTAAGCTGAGAAAAGCTGCCTTTATTGGATTCTATTGATACCCATAATTCGTATTAATTGCAACAGATATATGTTTCGAATGATAAAGAGAACAAAATATCAAGCAACAAATATTACAATGTTTATATGGAAAGCAAATTAAGGATTTAAGAGAAGTCATTAATAACATACTTGTATGGATATTTTGGTATTCCAGACATGGAAACAACACTCTTCTTATTAGAACTTTCAATCCAACATGATCTGCTATTGGCGTCAGATGTTTTAGGTGATTCTGGACCCAATGTTGAATCCGACAATATTGTACACGAATCAGCACCATTAGTTCTAATTGGTATTTTCACACCTCTTCTAGAACTGCTATTCCCTATCTGTGAATGCTTCCTCCTATACTTAACACAGAATAGAGTAGCTATTGCCAAAAAAGCTCCAATAACCACCCCAACTGAAACCCCAATTATAAGCCCCACTGAAACTCCTTGCATATCCTTGATTTCAGATTGGACTTTCAGCTATTCAAACACTTGAGCCAGCCATTCATTAACCTGCAGAATCATCAACCTTCCTTGTCAAACATAAAAATTCAACTATACCAATTCTTTGTAACTAATGAAACCCTATAGAAATAACCAGAAAAGATTCATTCCATTCTTGGCCCAAAAGAATGAATCATTCCATTCTTTGTTTCCAGAAGGATACAAATTGGACAATCCCTATTTATTCGGACAATGTTTCTCGCAGGGGATAAGACAAAATAAACAACAGACTACAGCAATATCAAGAACtgttcaatcaaaaaaaaaatatttcaaaatcGGAAAACATGAACAGATCTAGAAATCAAGATCAAGAACAGCAGAAAGTAACAAATCTGTATAACAGAAGAATCCTAATTTtgtgaagaaaaatgaaaaaaaaaatgtacatCGTTGTAAACTCAAATACCTGTTAAATGAGGAACAGTTACAGATTTGTAGACTGAAATTATAATAACCTGTTGAAGTATAATAATCTCGAATTTTTGAAGAAAAAGTCGAAGAAATTGTTTATTATCTGAATAAAACGGAGACAGAAATGGCGGAGTGTCAGTCAgactcttcttctcttctcaccTGTAGACTAGACAGAAACTGATTAGAGCCTGCATACTCTTCTTCCTTGCCGGAAATTAGTAATTTATTTTAAACTAGAAAATTAAATTATTTAAATAATGTTTTTTTACTTCTTTAAACTCCGAAAGAAAAGTGAATGTCTGCTTTATCTTCGTGGTGCGCCGTTGTATGTAGTCCTGTAAAAAAAGACGCGCTTATGGGCGCGAATCCCATATGAACGAAAGCTGCGTTCCTGGATTTTGTTGCAAGAGATGACTAAAATGCCCTTAGTAGTGGGATGGTAGTTTTAAGTTCGGTTTTAGTAGGTCAGTCAACATTTATGAGGGAGTTTAATCAGTGTGGTCgagaggtggaggtggtggttgtTGTGTAGTTGTTGCTATTTTTTACTATACGGAATAGTAATAATAACTCCCCCAACTGACGTGCGGTTGTGAGTTTATGGTGGCCAATCCGAAATTGGCCTCGAAATGCTATCGGCATGAGGAATTGTGGTCTTAAAAATTGGATGATGTTATTTCATTTGGatagatgatgaaaaatacagtCCTATGAGAACTAGTTTATGAGTCCTAGTTTAATGTTGTCTCATACCATTTTACGGGTAGCTATCTCGTTCAAGCGGTTTCTTTACGGTTAGATCATGCTAAAATCCTGATCTAAGAGCTTTGAACCCTTTAAGAAAAATGATGGGTCCTTTCTTAAAAGTGGTGGGTCCATTTCTGAATGTGAATCTAACC encodes:
- the LOC113348609 gene encoding anthocyanidin reductase ((2S)-flavan-3-ol-forming)-like isoform X1, producing MADSKKKVCVTGGTGYMASKLVKHLLDKGYSVNTTARNPEDEQKVAHLLKLVEDHEHGDLKIFQADLTNEGSFDDAISGCSIVFHVATPVHFASQNPEADMIRPAIQGTLDILQSCVNAKTVKRVVLTSSAAAVSIKDLSKETGGLVMDESCWTDIEYLTSAKPPTWGYPVSKALAEKEAWKCAEENKIDLITVIPSLMLGPSLTHTVPSSICLGMSLLTGKHELINALKGMQMLSGSISITHVEDVVDAHIFLAEKESASGRYICCNVNTSVLELAKFLSHRYPQYAVTTEFGDFPATAKLSLSSEKLINEGFSFNYGIEEIYDQSVEYFKSVGLLQK
- the LOC113348609 gene encoding anthocyanidin reductase ((2S)-flavan-3-ol-forming)-like isoform X2; the protein is MADSKKKVCVTGGTGYMASKLVKHLLDKGYSVNTTARNPEDEQKVAHLLKLVEDHEHGDLKIFQADLTNEGSFDDAISGCSIVFHVATPVHFASQNPEADMIRPAIQGTLDILQSCVNAKTVKRVVLTSSAAAVSIKDLSKETGGLVMDESCWTDIEYLTSAKPPTWGYPVSKALAEKEAWKCAEENKIDLITVIPSLMLGPSLTHTVPSSICLGMSLLTGMQMLSGSISITHVEDVVDAHIFLAEKESASGRYICCNVNTSVLELAKFLSHRYPQYAVTTEFGDFPATAKLSLSSEKLINEGFSFNYGIEEIYDQSVEYFKSVGLLQK
- the LOC113348611 gene encoding 50S ribosomal protein L24, chloroplastic-like produces the protein MAALQSSMTALQSSMTSLSISSSNSFFGQRFSPTLYPTPVKSVEKPCLIVMRLKRWERKECKPNSLPVLQKMHVRLGDTVKVIAGNEKGKIGEVIRLFKHNSTVIVKDMNIKTKHVKPKEQGEPGQIVKVEGPIHSSNVMLYSKDKEVHSRVGHKILEDGSRVRYLVKTGEIIDNKDDWKRVTKEKKQELEKVEA
- the LOC113348612 gene encoding calcium/calmodulin-regulated receptor-like kinase 1; amino-acid sequence: MQGVSVGLIIGVSVGVVIGAFLAIATLFCVKYRRKHSQIGNSSSRRGVKIPIRTNGADSCTILSDSTLGPESPKTSDANSRSCWIESSNKKSVVSMSGIPKYPYKELQKATCNFTTMIGHGAFGPVYKARMGTGETVAVKMLATNSKQGEKEFQSEVSLLGRLHHRNLVNLVGYCAEKGQHMLVYVYMSNGSLASHLYSEKHEPLSWDLRIYIALDVAKGLEYLHDGAVPPVVHRDIKSSNILLDRSMRARVADFGLSREEMVNPHASNIRGTFGYLDPEYISSRAFTKKSDVYSFGVLLFELVAGKNPQQGLMELVDLAAMNSEGKVGWEEIVDSRLDGKFDTEQLNEVAALAYKCVNRLSKKRPAMRDVVQALCGAINVKQSKNNALARGISNTDDEVAIEMPPLDQTETNLAITELRRQESQNSISSHRRQDSQTSISELRRQESVNSSVDLPEV